Proteins encoded within one genomic window of Gigantopelta aegis isolate Gae_Host chromosome 2, Gae_host_genome, whole genome shotgun sequence:
- the LOC121377011 gene encoding elongation factor Tu, mitochondrial-like, with amino-acid sequence MAAPMFVGRCRVSNVIWKILKLKTHNSNAFAKTSCRKLFSTKPAIQEVVGKPHCNVGTIGHIDHGKTTLTAAITKVLSERGDNSTKFINYDAIDRAPEEKSRGITINSTHVEYESDQRHYAHTDCPGHLDYVKNMITGTSQMDGAVLVVAATDGTMPQTREHLLLAKQIGVQNIVVYINKSDLVDNELLELVELEVRDLLTEYGYDGSNTAVVSGSALNALQGENDSSGKQSILNLVEAIDKHITIPERDTTGPFCLPIEGTVAVPGRGMVAIGTVRQGSIKKGEDAELLGFGTQIKTAASDIQVFRKSVPMCKAGDNVGVLLRGIKSEFVQRGMFLCEFGKFKQSDTFEAQIYVLTKAEGGRVKPLTDKYIQMMYSNTWNMSALVKLPDDKAMVMPGDTTTCTILLRKPMVLDTGHRFTIRENKITALTGIITKTLPHLDLKMSGFNYDKQRTYRIEGNAWLTMRNRAKK; translated from the coding sequence atggctgcgcccatgttTGTCGGTCGTTGTCGTGTTTCAAACGTAATATGGAAAATTCTAAAGCTTAAAACACACAACTCGAATGCGTTTGCAAAAACATCGTGCCGAAAACTCTTTTCAACAAAACCAGCCATCCAGGAAGTTGTAGGTAAACCGCACTGCAATGTCGGAACGATAGGTCATATCGATCACGGTAAAACAACTTTGACAGCCGCAATAACAAAGGTCTTATCTGAGCGAGGCGACAACAGTACGAAATTTATTAACTACGATGCCATTGACAGAGCGCCAGAAGAAAAATCTCGAGGTATCACGATTAATTCCACGCATGTTGAATACGAATCCGATCAGAGACATTACGCGCACACGGACTGTCCGGGACATCTGGATTACGTCAAAAACATGATCACCGGGACGTCACAAATGGACGGGGCGGTACTTGTAGTGGCGGCTACCGATGGGACAATGCCGCAAACTAGAGAACACTTACTGCTAGCTAAACAGATTGGCGTTCAAAACATAGTGGTGTATATCAATAAATCCGATTTAGTGGACAACGAACTTTTGGAGCTCGTAGAGTTGGAAGTAAGAGATTTGTTGACCGAGTATGGATACGACGGTTCTAACACAGCCGTTGTCTCTGGGTCAGCCTTGAATGCACTTCAGGGTGAAAATGACAGCAGTGGCAAACAGTCCATATTGAATCTCGTTGAAGCCATTGACAAGCACATAACCATACCAGAAAGAGACACGACTGGGCCGTTTTGCTTACCAATCGAAGGGACGGTTGCTGTTCCTGGCAGAGGCATGGTTGCTATAGGAACCGTTCGACAAGGTTCCATTAAAAAAGGGGAAGACGCAGAGCTGCTCGGGTTTGGTACGCAAATAAAGACGGCAGCGTCAGATATTCAGGTTTTCAGAAAGTCGGTACCGATGTGTAAAGCCGGGGACAATGTTGGCGTGTTGCTGCGGGGAATTAAAAGCGAGTTCGTTCAGCGTGGAATGTTTCTCTGTGAATTTGGCAAATTCAAACAGAGTGATACTTTCGAAGCTCAGATATATGTTTTGACAAAGGCAGAAGGAGGACGGGTTAAGCCCCTGACTGACAAATATATTCAGATGATGTACAGCAACACATGGAATATGTCTGCTTTGGTGAAGCTTCCTGATGACAAGGCTATGGTGATGCCCGGTGACACCACGACCTGCACCATTCTACTCAGAAAGCCAATGGTGCTCGACACAGGACATCGCTTCACGAtcagagaaaacaaaataacggCGCTGACTGGGATCATCACAAAAACCCTTCCACACCTCGATCTGAAGATGTCCGGGTTTAACTACGACAAACAACGGACATACAGGATCGAAGGGAATGCATGGCTGACAATGAGAAACAGAGCCAAAAAATAA